The following proteins are co-located in the Sardina pilchardus chromosome 24, fSarPil1.1, whole genome shotgun sequence genome:
- the nxph1 gene encoding neurexophilin-1 codes for MGKSELLKAGSSAKSTLKHIWMGGGGGGGGGGGGAKDLSISRLLAQTLQGRQNSTALDLRYDTPEPYSEQDLWDWLRNATDPADSSRPRAKRRPMVKTGKFKKMFGWGDFHSNIKTVKLNLLITGKIVDHGNGTFSVYFRHNATGQGNVSVSLVPPTKIVEFDLSAQQSVIDAKDSKSFNCRIEYEKVEKGSKNTLCNFDPSKTCFQEQTQSHVSWLCSKPFKVICIFIAFYSTDYKLVQKVCPDYNYHSDTPYFPSG; via the coding sequence ATGGGGAAGTCTGAGCTGCTGAAGGCGGGCAGCAGTGCTAAGTCCACCCTGAAGCACATCtggatgggtggaggaggaggaggaggtggaggaggaggcggggctAAGGACCTGTCCATCAGCCGGCTGTTGGCCCAGACGCTGCAGGGCCGGCAGAACAGCACGGCGCTGGACCTCCGCTACGACACGCCCGAGCCGTACTCCGAGCAGGACCTGTGGGACTGGCTCCGCAACGCCACCGACCCGGCGGACTCCTCGCGCCCGCGGGCCAAGCGCCGGCCCATGGTCAAGACGGGCAAGTTCAAGAAGATGTTCGGCTGGGGCGACTTCCACTCCAACATCAAGACGGTCAAGCTGAACCTGCTCATCACCGGCAAGATCGTCGACCACGGCAACGGCACCTTCAGCGTCTACTTCCGCCACAACGCCACTGGCCAAGGCAACGTGTCCGTCAGCTTAGTCCCGCCCACCAAGATCGTGGAGTTCGATCTCTCGGCGCAGCAGTCGGTCATCGACGCCAAGGACTCCAAGTCCTTCAACTGCCGCATCGAGTACGAGAAGGTGGAGAAGGGCTCCAAGAACACGCTGTGCAACTTCGACCCGTCCAAGACGTGCTTCCAGGAGCAGACACAGAGCCACGTGTCCTGGCTGTGCTCCAAGCCCTTCAAGGTCATCTGCATCTTCATCGCCTTCTACAGCACCGACTACAAGCTGGTGCAGAAGGTGTGCCCCGACTACAACTACCACAGCGACACGCCATACTTCCCCTCCGGCTGA